Below is a genomic region from Fusarium oxysporum f. sp. lycopersici 4287 chromosome 12, whole genome shotgun sequence.
CGATCTGAAGATTAATCGGAGCGCCAGTAAAGTCCGACTCTTCCCACATCTTCTTCACCTGCCCACAAGCCTCACTCAACGGCTCATATCCACCAGGATACTTCTCACTTCCCTCCACCTTGACAGGTGTAGGTATGACAACACCAGGATAATCCACAAGGTTATACAGCGATGTATAGTTCCAAAAGAACGCTGTATCgtgagctgatgctggtcCGATAAATGCAGGTCCAATGAGTATATCCACGTCTTGATCTTCCCAGCTCTTTGCAAATGCCCAGCGAAATTCATCTCTCTCCCGACGCATGAGACTCAAGTCAACAGCTGTCTTCATACCAAGTGGCTCTGCATCCTTCCAGATCCACTCACTGAGAGGGTGGATGGGCTCTCCCGTAGCTTGAATGGCATCTCTTGTTGGCTTTCCACCGTCAGGCCAATACATGCGTCGAATCTTGGACCAAGCACCTGCCGAATCAAACACTTTGAACTCCTTGAGCTCAATAAAATCTTTGTATCTTGGATCACAGAGCTGCTCTCGTGCCCAGGCCAGAGCCTTGACAACTGGAGGCTGAGGAATGATAAATCCATCGTCGTTGACAAAGCCGATCTTCAAACGACCATTGATGGGAGTTTTGAGGCCATTCCAAGGGATAGGAACCAATCTCGGGTCCTTTAAATGTGGCTTGGACGACAAAACACACTGCATCAATAGATCCATATCTCTCAAGCTCCGGCACATAGGGCCAGCCGAGGCCAGAACAGTCAACTCAGCTGGAAACGGCATTGCATCGAAGCCTCTCATTGGCATCGTGTATGAAGTTGGCTTGAATCCATAAATGCCGCAAAAGGCTGCGGGACCACGGATACTACCACCGATATCAGTACCAATGCCGAGGACAGAACCCTTCATTGCAATGGGGGGGGGTTGCCGCCAGTNNNNNNNNNNNNNNNNNNNNNNNNNNNNNNNNNNNNNNNNNNNNNNNNNNNNNNNNNNNNNNNNNNNNNNNNNNNNNNNNNNNNNNNNNNNNNNNNNNNNCCTGCCGAGGAGGTGAAGTTGGAAGGGTTGAGGTTACGACCCCAAAGTGAATCAGTTTCCAGGTGCATAATCGTTTGCGGCCTGGGTGGTCCTTGCAATAGAACACAGCGCCGAGACTTCTCAAATTGCAACCATGTCACTGTCCGTTGTATCCTCTCTCAAGCTTGCCAGGCAACCTTGAGAAGACAGCGTTCCAGCTATGGCCATGTGTTCTTTGATGCTGATTGGCAGTCCATGCAGAGGACCAATGGGTTTCCCGTGCTTGGCCATGTACTCATCGAGTCCTCTTGCTTGGACAATGGCTTCATCCATGAGCCACTGCGTTAGGCAACAGGTGAGTTGATGTGCGATGATAGAACGTTTGGCAAAAGCAGTGGCGACTTCAACAGCCGAAAATTGACGGCTGGCGAGTGCTTGTAGTAAACCAACAGCATCGTAGTCTTCTGTGATGCGAACCTCATCTTCAGTGAGGATGCCGCAGGAAGCAGGGATATTGGAAACGTCTAGAGGGGGATTGACGATTAACTCGGCAGGGAGGTAGTACTCCAAAGGTACTTTGGCCTTGATGGTGTCGATAAGAGCAGCCCGTTTGGCTTCAAAGGCAGGTGTTCCGCGAGGAACAGGCTTTGGCTGAACAGTGAATGAATTGCCTTGCTCTGGATCGTCGGTGGCTCTCACTTGAACAATGGAGGTATCTTTGATCCtggcttgtggctgagaaAGCGAAAGAGGGGCAGGTGAAATAATGTTCATGATGGATTAAAGAAGATGTCGGATAACAATTGAGGTATTCAAGGATGGTGAACTTCAAATGTAAAGATACTGACAGATCAGATAGATTGAAAGATGAATTCaagtattaatactacttacGATTACACCGGGGCGATCACCTTGTTCCTCTCGCCCGCTTGACCTTCATTCTGAGTTTCGGAATTGCATTCCTTGTCTCTTAGGGTAGGTCGACGCGAGGATCTGTCGCAAAAACACATCATTGGGTAGAGTCAACAGCCTAACTTAGCTCAAGCCCGCGTCCCACCTTGATGATAAGACTGACCATTCATGTGTATTTGCGCCATCATGTTGCATGGATGCATCACTAGCTTATCCGCCCCCCTCCTGATTAGCTTTTAGCGGGGAAGCGAATCTCGGAAACGAAGATAAACTGCCTAGCTATCGGTATTCACAGCTTCATCATATCAGCCATATCATCTTTGCTGGGTAGATAGTCAAGTCATGGGTATATATTGGCAGGCCTCAACGCGTTTCTATCGATCTGGTCCGCCTGCATCCATCAGACCTTTACCAATCCGCTTTTCTTTCAGTTTCAGCCTACCCCGCCAGCCCAACAATGACCGAATCTATTAGTATCCCTGGTACTGTCCACCTTGTGGATCTGGACCATGACATGCATGCTCGCCATGCCAGTTCATCTGCCGACATTGTCCTGAACCCGACTCCATCCAAAGACCCCAATGATCCGTTGAA
It encodes:
- a CDS encoding hypothetical protein (At least one base has a quality score < 10): MNIISPAPLSLSQPQARIKDTSIVQVRATDDPEQGNSFTVQPKPVPRGTPAFEAKRAALIDTIKAKVPLEYYLPAELIVNPPLDVSNIPASCGILTEDEVRITEDYDAVGLLQALASRQFSAVEVATAFAKRSIIAHQLTCCLTQWLMDEAIVQARGLDEYMAKHGKPIGPLHGLPISIKEHMAIAGTLSSQGCLASLREDTTDSDMVAI